In Hermetia illucens chromosome 1, iHerIll2.2.curated.20191125, whole genome shotgun sequence, one genomic interval encodes:
- the LOC119646312 gene encoding coiled-coil domain-containing protein 170: MSTSIIKLVDPPCSTNLPGDHFGHSLDLVTTLKSELAASSYKRDRLMAEITEVKSSLCAKETECEALRAQTARQSALIGSLQSRIQAIETRERNLQTRSETSIQTLQREKRSAEDKIKELLSRIRRLEVDLTNEEGQKDQAKVNFQELLRKLCVCLGIDLCESTHLNPECILGKTGEVVSELQRLRTKITATCETLNGCESELMNLKTISNADKQRLTSQVEALEGHNHELETRNRQLDRDLQVARDRLTESDICNEKLREELRGFESRCHRLQTNIDRFQSDRLQFLRGLATVINVPEPCETLIKDKVREIVNENQTMHSQLHNLRDQLADEQSRHREIHETSNCRIRAEEAQKCALEERLEKANVEIHDLRNEHIKLSDYLVRLSRALCWSECTSPPAPGTDTTILAESLLERAERLSGHHDHHAHTCEKDCIENHHHRHHSSGSTKLRRGTSCHDIPMKETSAVYALQRRVRVLREQVQRRDLHLELLRRKLALLDDGARGKSMLMAERDDALNRIRRLTKQVEKLTQQLMETKSQLTEVKAQLVEAAEHKITSLERARKIDELSAKACDLENERTRLQTQLHALKERIRSMEDSSQDRRRRDEALIQSLRDDLSHLKTQLTDANHRLSHLQAFRTSVARTLHLRDLPETDLLHRLQTLCNAHQEFTMLSRRYESASPSGEHPCSRFDDLAVATAPTNVANPCRPLSSSPRHDHKSHHQHPHHHRHHSATRRYDEDDHHTHLHYEEDFDYKKY; this comes from the exons GTTGATCCGCCATGCAGCACAAATTTACCCGGCGACCATTTTGGTCATTCTTTAGACTTGGTCACTACACTAAAAAGCGAGTTAGCCGCCTCATCTTACAAACGTGATCGCTTAATGGCAGAG ATAACTGAAGTGAAAAGTTCTCTATGTGCCAAGGAGACTGAATGTGAAGCCTTACGTGCCCAAACGGCCCGACAATCAGCATTGATAGGATCTCTGCAGAGCCGCATTCAAGCGATTGAAACCAGAGAACGAAATCTCCAGACTAGATCCGAAACCTCTATTCAAACTTTACAACGGGAGAAACGCAGCGCAGAGGATAAGATCAAAGAATTATTAAGCAGGATTCGACGACTGGAAGTCGATTTAACGAACGAGGAGGGTCAAAAGGATCAAGCAAAAGTTAATTTTCAGGAGTTGCTGAGGAAGCTATGTGTCTGTCTGGGGATAGATTTATGTGAGTCAACTCATTTGAATCCTGAATGTATTCTGGGTAAAACTGGTGAAGTTGTTTCGGAGTTGCAGAGGTTGAGGACGAAG ATAACCGCAACTTGTGAAACTCTCAATGGTTGCGAGTCTGAGCTTATGAACTTAAAGACAATTTCAAATGCCGACAAACAACGTCTAACGAGTCAAGTGGAAGCATTGGAAGGACATAATCATGAGTTGGAAACAAGAAATAGACAACTCGATAGAGATTTACAAGTAGCACGAGATCGCCTTACTGAAAGTGATATTTGCAATGAGAAATTGCGCGAGGAGCTGCGCGGATTTGAGTCCCGATGTCATCGGTTACAGACTAATATCGACCGTTTCCAAAGTGATCGCTTGCAATTTCTTCGTGGGTTGGCTACGGTAATCAACGTACCTGAACCTTGTGAAACACTTATTAAGGATAAGGTTCGCGAGATTGTGAATGAAAATCAAACTATGCATAGC CAACTTCATAATCTTCGTGATCAATTGGCGGATGAGCAGTCACGCCATCGTGAGATTCATGAAACTTCAAATTGCAGAATTCGAGCTGAAGAGGCTCAAAAGTGTGCATTAGAGGAACGTTTGGAGAAAGCGAATGTAGAAATACATGACCTCAGGAACGAACATATTAAGCTAAGTGATTACTTAGTTCGGCTTTCCCGGGCCTTATGCTGGAGTGAGTGTACATCTCCTCCTGCTCCTGGAACGGACACGACAATCCTTGCTGAAAGTTTATTGGAACGGGCTGAGCGTTTGTCGGGTCATCACGACCACCATGCACATACTTGTGAAAAG GACTGtattgaaaatcatcatcaccggCATCATAGCAGTGGTTCTACTAAGCTTCGACGTGGGACATCTTGCCATGATATACCTATGAAGGAG ACTTCGGCGGTGTATGCTCTTCAGAGACGAGTGCGAGTTCTAAGAGagcaagtgcagaggcgggaccTCCATTTGGAGCTACTTAGACGGAAATTGGCACTTCTGGATGATGGAGCTAGAGGAAAGAGCATGCTGATG GCTGAACGTGATGACGCTCTCAACCGTATTCGTCGTTTGACGAAGCAAGTTGAGAAGCTGACTCAGCAATTGAtggaaaccaaaagccagtTAACCGAAGTCAAAGCGCAGTTAGTGGAAGCAGCTGAACATAAG ATTACTTCACTGGAGCGAGCACGAAAAATTGATGAATTATCTGCAAAGGCTTGTGACCTGGAAAATGAACGTACCCGACTTCAAACACAATTGCACGCCTTGAAAGAACGTATTCGCTCTATGGAGGACTCTTCGCAGGATAGGAGACGCAGGGATGAGGCACTTATACAG TCACTTCGCGACGATTTGTCCCATTTGAAGACACAACTTACCGACGCCAACCATCGTTTATCGCACCTGCAGGCATTCCGCACTTCGGTGGCACGTACGTTGCATCTACGTGACCTCCCTGAAACGGACTTGTTGCATCGTTTGCAGACTTTGTGCAATGCTCATCAGGAATTCACGATGCTTTCGCGCCGATACGAATCAGCCTCGCCGAGCGGTGAGCATCCATGTTCACGCTTTGATGACCTCGCAGTGGCGACGGCACCGACAAACGTGGCGAATCCTTGTCGGCCGTTGAGCTCCAGCCCGCGCCATGACCACAAATCCCATCATCAGCATCCACACCATCACCGCCACCATTCGGCCACACGCAGATACGATGAAGACGACCATCACACTCATCTGCATTACGAGGAGGATTTTGATTACAAGAAATATTAG